One Osmerus mordax isolate fOsmMor3 chromosome 16, fOsmMor3.pri, whole genome shotgun sequence genomic window carries:
- the LOC136959256 gene encoding trans-L-3-hydroxyproline dehydratase, with protein MELVLPPHDGTELSVVDMHTGGEPLRIIISGYPEVKGESLLSKRRFLKEHLDVLRQTLMFEPRGHYDMYGALIVESEISEADFGVLFMHNEGYSTMCGHAVIALGRFAVDYKLVKKIQSPETQVNIHCPCGLVKAFVEYSNGKTGGVRFNSVPAFAFATDVIVTVAGYGEVMVDISYGGAFYAFVAAQRFGLDVNKSRTRDLVDAATAVTNSVKSQVKLHHPINEDLAFLYGTILTDGNDVYSQEPTANVCVFADSQVDRSPTGSGVTARVALQYHKRLILLNQTRTFQSGTTRSQFTGRAVQETTCGDFKAVVVEVAGKAHYTSVARFVQESADKLTHGFLLK; from the exons ATGGAGTTAGTGCTTCCACCCCATGATGGAACCGAGCTGTCAGTTGTTGATATGCACACTGGTGGGGAACCATTGCGTATTATCATTAGTGGATATCCAGAGGTAAAGGGTGAGAGTCTGCTATCCAAACGTCGTTTCTTGAAGGAGCATCTCGACGTTTTGCGTCAGACCTTGATGTTTGAGCCACGAGGACACTATGACATGTATGGTGCACTGATTGTGGAGAGTGAGATATCTGAAGCAGATTTTGGGGTCCTCTTCATGCACAATGAAGGATACAGCACCATGTGTGGTCACGCAGTTATCGCACTTGGGCGTTTTGCAGTTGACTACAAACTGGTCAAAAAGATACAGTCCCCAGAGACCCAAGTGAACATACACTGTCCGTGTGGCCTGGTGAAGGCATTTGTTGAGTATTCAAATGGTAAAACTGGAGGTGTAAGATTCAACAGTGTTCCAGCATTTGCATTTGCTACAG ATGTGATTGTCACAGTGGCAGGTTATGGCGAAGTCATGGTTGACATAAGCTATGGAGGTGCCTTCTACGCTTTTGTAGCTGCCCAGAGGTTCGGCCTGGATGTCAACAAGTCAAGAACAAGAGATCTAGTGGATGCTGCCACAGCAGTGACAAATTCTGTCAAATCTCAA GTTAAGCTACACCACCCAATCAATGAGGATCTAGCCTTTCTCTATGGTACTATCCTCACAGACGGCAACGACGTCTATTCCCAAGAGCCAACTGCcaatgtttgtgtatttgcagATTCCCAG GTTGATCGAAGCCCCACAGGATCAGGGGTGACAGCCAGGGTGGCTCTCCAGTACCACAAACGCCTTATCCTCCTCAACCAGACAAGAACCTTCCAAAGTGGGACAACAAGATCTCAGTTTACTGGCAGAGCTGTTCAG GAGACAACATGTGGAGACTTTAAggctgtggtggtggaggtggctgGCAAAGCACACTACACCAGCGTGGCCCGCTTTGTTCAAGAAAGCGCTGACAAGCTAACACATGGGTTCCTCCTAAAATAA